A portion of the Malania oleifera isolate guangnan ecotype guangnan chromosome 3, ASM2987363v1, whole genome shotgun sequence genome contains these proteins:
- the LOC131151913 gene encoding probable myosin-binding protein 5: protein MACHAIQSWTFTGLVGGFLDLAIAFLLLCGSALVFFASKILGVFGLRLPCPCDGLFGNVNSNNCLQRRLVDYPLERVSAVQLSVKSKFPFDSIWSKDQGCELNLKLLVKNIDVEGCVELEGEGLCTSFSDAKNTQNLDFKDPVQKTEFGEVNFSTTKEKGFDIKGKGPTNQRPRSSLRQRRKSAVDNGNFGSSEPLQSEMLSALQFPSGIDTNTLGNEVKEEHVNYEGETPMVINCGERASHDFELNGPLEENKLIDKGPSFVEEFRCNAHDESGFDGNDKNALRVLEQALEEEQAARAALYLELEKERSAAATAADEAMAMILRLQEEKASVEMEAMQYERLIEEKSAYDAEEMNILKEILLRREREKYFLEKEVEAYRQMMFSKSEQLENGVHGIADMEGKMLNSSEDSEALLHQLSESISSKETVNTSMKFADYNVTSVENQNCILSFEKELPIPERDEVVELSKQEHTHDLLNVNKLHPYISRFCNDCNQEFQEKGVVSMDGNLSAQEKVGQKIGACLQFCDSSSPKQDYHLEKTIVFVREDQEQNSIANLCLGSAEMTNETQKKAEMCILCDAENLRKQREVVDGRSKDPHNPIFDIEPHVHDVHVIDDESNPFNAVGENKSEPTSIDATSIISRECDMASEPFDIQLETRPDICKSSSGITRGLPLSKRKALISDVRRNSMSALDYEKLKIVTEVGWLRDRLRIVQEGREKLNFSVEPRERENVQLQLLEDIVSQLREIRQLTEPGKALRQISLPPPSAKVLSKKRRCRSVSLGVRQSA from the exons ATGGCATGCCATGCAATTCAATCGTGGACGTTTACTGGGCTAGTGGGTGGTTTTCTTGATCTTGCTATTGCTTTCCTTTTACTCTGTGGGTCAGCTCTTGTTTTCTTTGCCTCGAAAATTTTGGGGGTTTTTGGTCTTCGTCTGCCATGTCCTTGTGATGGGCTTTTTGGCAACGTCAATAGTAATAATTGCTTGCAGAGACGATTAGTGGATTACCCGTTAGAGAGAGTCTCTGCTGTTCAACTCTCAGTGAAGAGCAAGTTTCCTTTTGACTCAATATGGTCAAAGGATCAAGGTTGTGAATTGAATTTGAAGCTCCTTGTGAAGAACATTGATGTTGAAGGGTGTGTTGAATTGGAAGGAGAAGGGTTATGCACATCGTTTTCAGATGCCAAGAATACGCAGAACTTAGATTTTAAAGACCCCGTTCAGAAAACTGAGTTTGGAGAAGTAAACTTCTCCACAACAAAAGAAAAAGGGTTTGATATCAAGGGGAAGGGCCCGACAAATCAGAGGCCAAGATCAAGTCTTAGGCAGCGCCGCAAAAGTGCTGTTGATAATGGAAATTTTGGGTCATCTGAGCCTTTGCAGTCAGAAATGCTATCTGCATTACAGTTTCCTTCTGGAATTGACACCAATACTTTGGGGAATGAAGTTAAAGAAGAGCATGTGAATT ATGAAGGGGAGACTCCCATGGTCATTAATTGTGGGGAGAGAGCTTCACACGACTTTGAATTGAATGGACCTCTTGAAGAAAATAAGCTTATTGATAAGGGTCCATCATTTGTTGAAGAATTCAGATGCAATGCACATGATGAGTCAGGGTTTGATGGCAATGATAAGAATGCACTTAGAGTCTTAGAACAAGCACTCGAAGAAGAGCAAGCGGCTCGTGCTGCTCTGTATCTTGAGCTTGAGAAAGAGAGAAGTGCAGCTGCTACTGCTGCTGATGAGGCCATGGCAATGATTTTGCGTTTACAAGAGGAGAAAGCATCAGTCGAAATGGAAGCTATGCAGTATGAAAGATTAATAGAAGAAAAATCTGCTTATGATGCTGAAGAAATGAACATTCTTAAAGAAATCCTTCTAAGAAGAGAGAGGGAAAAGTATTTTTTGGAGAAGGAAGTTGAAGCTTATAGGCAGATGATGTTTTCTAAGAGTGAACAATTGGAGAATGGAGTGCATGGTATAGCAGACATGGAAGGAAAAATGCTTAATTCAAGTGAGGATTCAGAAGCATTGCTGCATCAGCTTAGTGAATCTATCAGCAGCAAGGAAACTGTAAATACCTCAATGAAGTTTGCAGATTACAATGTGACATCTGTTGAAAATCAAAATTGTATTCTTTCTTTTGAGAAAGAATTACCAATTCCAGAAAGGGATGAAGTTGTTGAATTATCCAAACAGGAACATACTCATGATCTGCTAAATGTTAACAAACTTCATCCCTACATATCAAGATTCTGCAATGATTGCAATCAAGAGTTTCAGGAGAAGGGTGTGGTATCCATGGATGGGAATCTATCTGCTCAAGAAAAGGTAGGGCAAAAAATTGGGGCATGTTTACAGTTTTGCGACTCAAGTAGTCCCAAACAAGATTATCATCTTGAGAAAACCATTGTATTTGTGAGGGAAGACCAAGAGCAAAATAGCATTGCCAATCTGTGCCTAGGAAGTGCAGAAATGACTAATGAAACTCAGAAGAAAGCTGAGATGTGTATTCTGTGTGATGCTGAAAACCTCAGAAAGCAGAGAGAAGTTGTCGATGGGAGAAGCAAAGACCCACATAACCCAATATTTGATATAGAGCCTCATGTTCACGATGTTCATGTAATTGATGATGAGTCCAATCCTTTTAATGCAGTCGGTGAAAACAAAAGCGAACCCACTTCaattgatgctacctctataatCTCAAGGGAATGTGATATGGCATCTGAACCTTTTGACATCCAGTTGGAAACCAGGCCAGATATTTGCAAAAGCAGCTCAGGCATAACCAGAGGGTTGCCTCTCTCAAAAAGAAAAGCTTTAATTTCTGATGTACGGAGAAATTCCATGTCTGCACTTGACTATGAAAAATTGAAGATTGTCACTGAAGTTGGGTGGCTCCGAGACAGGCTAAGGATTGTACAAGAGGGGAGGGAGAAGCTCAACTTCTCTGTGGAGCCTAGGGAAAGGGAAAATGTTCAGTTGCAACTCTTAGAGGATATAGTGAGCCAGCTTCGTGAGATTCGGCAGCTAACAGAACCTGGGAAGGCTTTGCGACAAATTTCATTGCCCCCTCCATCCGCTAAG GTTCTGTCAAAGAAAAGGCGCTGCCGAAGCGTATCTTTAGGTGTGCGTCAAAGTGCCTAA